The genomic region TATGCACAATTTTACGGATGATTTCCGGTTGACTAGGAGTAAACCGACTGACTAACCAAGCAATTAATATGATCAAAAAGACCCAACCAGCAGCGATCGCAATTTTCAGCCACAATGGAAACATGGATTCTAAACCGGAGAATATAATCTTGAGATATACAGTTATTATCAAATATTAGGGAATTCCTCAACCCAACTTCTTTAGTCTAAACTCCAGATCTCAAACAAGTGAGGTACTTCTCTAACCAATAGAACCTCCGTTTCCTCCCTTTCGCTTTCTAAAGTCTATCCCCGGATTTATGAATTCCTGAGCAATAGTGCTTATGTTTATATTATTAGATGGAAATGATAAGAGTTAACAAAGATGACCTTTGGTCAATAAATATCTATGGCTATTGCTAAACGTTACTGAGTATTGGCGCGTATTTGTAAAATCTTGCCATAAAATACTGTGAAATCTTTATACCAATATCAAGGAGATTCTCAAGACCATATTGAGAATGGATATCCAAATTTTGAACATTTACACCCGTTTGAAGTGAATGAATTTCTCCCTCAAATTCATAGGTTGACTACTATTGGTGCGGGGATAATGTTGACTATTCTTTTGGTAGGGATAGCTCTAGCGACTATAATGACTTATAAAACAACCGTTAAAGTAGCTGGTACTATTAGACCAGTGGGAGAAATCAAATTAGTTGAGTCAGCTATTTCTGGGGAAGTGCAAAGAATTTTAGTGCAAAATCATCAGGTAGTTCGTCAAGGAGATAGCATGGCTTTTGTTGATGATTCTCAATTACAAACCCAAAAGAAACAATTAGAAGATAGCATTCAAAAATCTCAATTACAACTGCTAGGAATCGACTCTCAGCTCAATGAAATTCGTAATCAAATCCTAGATCAAACTAATTTAAATGAGGAGACAATTTTTGCCGCACAATCGGAACTTATGGGAACTCAACGTAATTTTGATGATCAACGGATTAAGGGAAATGCAGAATTATTGCAAGCAGAAATTACTTTTCACTTTGCCAAATCACAACTACAACGACTGGAAAAACAGGGAATTCTCAAATCTACCATCCAAGAAGCAGAAACTGCTTTAAACCTCGCCATACTTCAAAGGGATAGACTACAGGCGATCGCCAGTTCTGGTGCTATTTCAGTGAGTCTTTTAGAAGAAAAACAACAAGCAATAAAATCTGCACGAGCCAAATTAGAAAGTGCCAAAAATAATGCCCAAAGTCTGTGGGATGATAAACAACAGGCTTTGAAAATTGCCCAAACAAACCTATATAAAGCCAGAACAGCTATGAATCCCAGTAATTCAGCTGTGATTATGGCATCACAACGTATAAAACAGGAACAAGCTAGGGGAGAAATGACTATTGCAGCTTTAAATAAAGAACTGGGCAATTTATCACAACAAAGACTGGAAATACAAAAACAACTAACTCGTTACCGTCAGGATTTACTGCAAACAGAAATTAATCTACAAAAAACTGTAATTCGTGCACCTATTACTGGAACATTACTACAATTCAAACTTCGTAATCTTGGACAAGTAGTTCAATCTGGTCAAGCGATCGCCCAAATTGCTCCGCTCAATGTTCCGTTAGAAATTAAGGCTTATATACCGAGTCAGGAAATTAATAAAGTGCAAGTGGGAAGAAAGTTCCAAATGCGAGTTTCTGCTTGTCCTTATCCAGATTATGGTACTCTCAGGGGTAGGGTTAAAAATATTTCTCCAGATGTTTTGTCCAGTAATATAATAACCAACAATATGACCAATACCAATACTGCTGGCGTAAATGGATATGAAGTCACCATGGAACCAGAAACATTATATCTTGGTAAAGGACAAAATAAATGTTATCTACAACCGGGGATGGAAGGAGGCGCTGATATTATTTCCCGCGAAGAAAATGTGATGCAATTTATCCTCCGTAAAGCTAGACTAATTAGTAATTAGGGTTAATTTCCATAGTTTACAATTGTTACTCATCAATAAGTCCCACACTCAAATATGATGTTTAATCCATTCCAATTTAGGAAAAAATATGAATGTGTTTTACAAGCAAGTGAAGAAGACTGCGGAGCAGCTTGTCTAGCTTCAATCTGCAAATATTACGGGAGATTTCTCACCATTAATAAAAGTCGAGAAGCAGTAGGAACGGGACAATTAGGAACAACATTATTGGGCTTAAAACGTGGATCGGACAGTTTAGGATTCAATTCCAGAGCAGTTAAAGCACCACCGGAAATTTTAGACCGAATCACGGAAATTCCCTTACCAGCTATTATTCATTGGCGGGGTCATCATTGGGTCATTCTCTATGGTACTCGGGGCAAAAAATATGTTATTGCTGATCCAGCTGTAGGTATTCGCTATATTGAACGCCAAGAATTATTAGCAGCGTGGAATGGAGTGACTCTATTATTAGAACCTGACCCAGAACAGTTTTCTACCCAATCTCAAGAGCAACCTCATGGTGGTTTGTTACGCTTTTTCTTGAGAATTTTACCCTATCGTGGACTGCTAGCACAAGTTATTGTTATCAATATTATTCTAGGTGTGTTAGCTTTAGGAACTCCAGTTCTCATTCAATTATTAACTGATGATGTTTTGGTCAGGGGTGACCTACAACTACTGACGGTCGTAGTATGTGCTGTGGTCGTGATGACCATATTTAGTAGCAGTTTACAACTAATACAATCTACTATGATTGCCCATTTTGGGCAAAGATTACAATTGGGATTGGTTTTGGATTTTGGTCGTAAATTGTTGCAATTGCCTTTGAGTTATTATGAGTCCCGTCGTAGTGGTGAAATTACCAGTCGCTTGAGTGATATTAACGAAATTAATCAGTTGGTTTCTCAAATTGTCATTCTTTTACCTAGCCAATTTTTTGTGGCAGTTATTTCTTTAGGACTAATGCTATTTTATAGCTGGCAATTAACCATAGCAGTGATAATTTTCGCCACTGTTATGACTGTGGTTGCTCTACCATTTTTGCCCATACTGCAACAAAAAACTCGTAGTCTATTGGTTTTAGGAGCGGAAAATCAAGGAGTATTAGTGGAAACCTTTAAAGGAGCTCAGGTTGTGAAAACCACCAATGCTGCGCCCCAATTTTGGGATGAGTTCCAAAGTCGTTTCGGTCGATTCGCCAATCTGAATTTTAGCACCATTCAACTCGATATTATTAATGGCACTATCGCCAAACTTCTTTCTAGTTTGGGTGGTGTTATTTTATTAGGTTTGGGCAGTATATTAGTGATTAACCATCAATTGAGTATTGGACAAATGCTGGCGTTTAATACTTTACAAATTAATGTTTTGGCTTTAATTGTATTTCTGGTGGGACTGGTGGATGAATATTTTCGTTCACAAACGGCAATCTCCCGATTATTAGAAGTAATTGATGCTACACCAGAAGTAGTGGGCGGTGGGCAAAAACCAATTGCTCAAATTGCTGGTGATGCGGATATTTTTTTTTCTCACTTGACATTTCACCATCTGGGAAGGGTGGATCTATTGGATGATTTTTCTCTCAAACTTCCCGGTGGTAAGGTTATTGCTGTTATTGGTAAATCAGGTTGTGGTAAAAGTACCTTGGCAAAACTTTTAGCTGGGTTATATCAACCCAGTTCAGGAAACATCCGAATTGGAGTTTTTAATATTCATGATCTCGCCCTTGATTGTTTACGCCAACAGGTAGTTTATGTACCTCAAGACCCTCATTTCTGGAGTCGTTCAATTTTAGAAAACTTTAGATTGGGTATACCTAATCTTTCTTTTGATCAGATAGTTCAAGCTTGTGAAATTGCTGATGCTGATGGTTTTATTAGTCAATTACCTAATAAGTATCAAACCGTTTTGGGAGAATTTGGAGCTAATCTTTCCGGTGGACAAAGACAACGATTGGCGATCGCTCGAGGAATACTCAATAACCCTCCAGTTCTCATATTAGATGAAGCTACTGCTGGATTAGACCCTGTCAGTGAAACCCATGTTTTAGACCGACTATTGGCATTTCGCAAGGGAAAAACCACAATTTTAATTACCCATCGTCCCAGCGTGATGCACCGTGCTGATTGGATTGTCTTATTAGAACAAGGGAAAATTCAATTACAAGGTAGTTTAGAAACTTTTATTGCTCAACCTGGGGAGCATTTGCACTTTCTCACTATTTAGCGGTTATAAACTGTTTAATCTCCATAAACACCTAAATCCCCGATGTCTTTAAGATATATCCTAAAGATGTCGGGGATTCAAGACTGTCTTTAAGTCAAAGAAACAGTTAAAGTTCCCGGTTTACTCAAATCACCTGTCAAAACCACACCTCGATTATTAGCATGAAGATGACGGAGAATTTTGTAAATGGGTTCTACCTGATCACTAGCACCCGCTTTATCAGCGATCTCCCCAATGGTTAGTCCTTTCCTTTCTGATTGTAATACCTTGATTACCTTATTCTGTAAGTCCAGTATTACTGCTGCTGCTTTTTTCCCTGCTTCTACCCCTGGTTGATGATAAGCATTAACATTTACCAAGCTAGCATATAAACCCACAGCTCTCTCATACAACGCAATTAATGCTCCTACTGTTTGAGCATTAACTTGGGGAATTGTCACAGTAATGGAATCCCGATGATTCTCATAAAGTGCTTGACGGGTTCCTAATAAAAACCCAGATAGGTAATCACCAGCAGTTACACCAGGATCAATTTCCGAAGATGCACCTTGACGATCTTCCAATACCTCAATTAAGGTGGCAAAAAAATTAGGCACTCCTTCTCTTAATTGTTGTACATAAGCATGCTGGTCTGTTGAACCTTTGTTGCCATACACAGCAATACCTTGGTATACAGTCTTGCCATCTAGGTCTTTCTCTTTGCCTAAAGATTCCATTACCAACTGCTGTAAGTAACGGCTAAATAATAACAAGCTATCTTTATAGGGTAAGACAACCATGTCCTTTTCACCCTTACCATTACCAGAAAAATACCAGGACAAGGCTAATAAAGCTGCTGGATTATTTTTAATGTTGGCAATGCGGGTAGCATCATCCATTTGTTTAGCACCATCTAGCATAGCACGAATATTAATACCCTGCAATGCTGCTGGAACTAAACCCACAGCGGACATTTCTGAAGTCCTTCCACCTACCCAATCATACATGGGGAAGGTCCCTAACCAGTTTTCTGATTTGGCAACTTTATCCAAATTACTACCCGTACTAGTAATGGCGATCGCATATTGGGCAAAGTCTAAATTTCTACGGGAGTATGCCTGTTTCACCTCTATCATACCATTGCGAGGTTCAGGTGTACCACCAGACTTGGAAATCACTAATACTAGGGTGCTACTTAACCTATCTCCCACGCGGGAAAGCACTCGGTCAATTCCCGCAGGGTCAGTGTTGTCGATAAAGTGAATGTTAAGAGGGGGAAGGTCAGGAGCAAGTGCTTCTGCAACAAATTGTGGACCTAAAGCTGAACCTCCAATTCCAATGGAGATAATATCGGTAAAGCGGTTTTCTTTAGGAGGATGTATGGCTCCAGTGTGCACTTGATCTGCAAAAACTTCGATTTCTTCTAAAGTTCTGACAATTTCTGCTCTCAGTTGGGAATTGGGTGCTAAATCGGGATTTCGCAACCAGTAATGTCCCACCATGCGGTTTTCATCGGGATTGGCAATTGCTCCCTTTTCTAGAGCTACCATTTCCCTAAATGCTTGCTCAAATTTTGACTGTAATGACTCCACGAAAGTGTTATCAAACCGCATTCGGCTGATATCCAGATACAGTCCCAATCCCTCGTGGTAATATAACCAGTCTTGGTATCGTTGCCAAAGTTCCTTAGCATCCATAATGAGGGAATTCTCACATAACTTAGTCAAACTCCAGTTTAATCTATGGTTTTGGCGATCCCTGCTCTGTCTTATACAGTTTGTAATCAGGAGTTATGACTTTGGTTAAATATGGTTAATTTTTGTTAAATATCCTTATTATATTACATTCATGCCCTATCTTATGTGAGAATGGCTCACCCTTATCCCTTTTGAAACATCCCTGGTTATGAGTGAATACCTGATCTTTTTGGCTATTTCTACCGCTACTTTTTCTCTGTTTGCATTGGGACTTAATTTACAGTGGGGTTTTACTGGCCTGATTAGTTTCGGTCACATTGCTTTTATGACTTTAGGTGCCTATACCACTGTTATTTTAAGTCTACAGGGTGTTCCTCTATTTTTATCTGCTGTTGCTGGAGCAATTGTAGCTGCTTTGTTGGGTCTGGTCATTGGTTTTGCCACTCTACGTCTGAGAGAAGACTATTTGGGTATTGTCACTATTGGTACTGGTGAGCTAATTCGGTTAGTTTTTAACAATCAAGATTTACCAGTGGGCGATCGCTGGATATCTGGAGCTTTTGGTATTCAAAGTTATGTGATTCCCCTAACAACAACACCTAATTTATTGTTCCGATTACTGATGATTGGGGTGCTTACTTTACTTACAAGTATTACTTTATTTTCTCTGTGGCGCTGGGTAAAAAATACTCGCAAGAATAACCATAGAGCAGAATTTACTTCCCATTTGGTGGTAGCCATAATTTTGGGTTTGTTGTCATTAGCGATTTATATTGCTGGTGTACTAGGACTTTACAACTATAATCCTAAAGCAGGGTTAATGTTACTGGTCTTATTAGTTCTAGCTTTTGTATTTTGGCGGTTAGAATTTTTAGTCCAATCTCCTTGGGGACGTGTTCTTAAAGCAATTCGAGAAGATGAAGAAGTACCTAAAGCTCTGGGTAAAAATGTTTTTTCCTACAAATTACAATCTTTAATCTTAGGTGGTGCGATCGCTGGAATTGCTGGTGCTTTTTTTGCTTGGCAACTGAGTGCTATTTATCCCGATAACTTTCAACCACAACTGACCTTTGATGCTTGGATTATGGTAATTTTAGGAGGGTCTGGCAATAATCTGGGGACAATTTTGGGAGCGGTAATTTATTTTGCCTATGATGCTCTAACCAGGGAATTTTTACCCAAAATAGTTCCTTTAGATGCGGAGCGTATTGGTGCTTTTCGGATTATGTTCATCGGTTTCATTCTTATGAGCTTAATGATTTGGCGACCTCAAGGTATTTTAGGAAAAAAGGAAGAACTAACTCTAGGAAAATAGTTGATTGGTTTCAAATATGAATCTCAGCGACCAATAATTAACCATACAACTATAGCTGTTATTAAGGGCACGCTTAAGTTATCCGTGCCACGGGGAGAAATCCCCTCTAGCAAGGTAGCAAAAGTGGCACTGATCACAGCAGCAAGCATTGCCCTCCACCCATCTATGGGGGTTGCTAATGGACTAAATAAAGAACCGGGAATTAGTAGTAATATCAGAAATATCACCATTGTGGTGACAAAAAACATCACAGCTGATCCTTCCCAGGAGCGAACGGAGGTTCCTACCTGGTACTTGTGCTGACCAAATTTTTCCCCAATCAATGCTGCTAGTGCATCTCCCCAGGTCATAGACATGACCCCTGCTAGTGCAATTGTAACCTGGTCTGTGGGTTCATTGGGTCTCCAGAATAGGGCAAAAAGTATGGTAATGGAAATGGCAAAATATACTGTACCAGGGGAGCTATTTTTTCTATCTAGGGAATGAATCAGAGGATATTTATACAATAGGTAATTAACCATTATAAAACTAGCAAAGGGAATAATTCCTATTTGCCAACTGTTGAATAAAATCAAAA from Cylindrospermopsis curvispora GIHE-G1 harbors:
- a CDS encoding diacylglycerol/polyprenol kinase family protein, which codes for MDKQNLLGLLISYGYAMSLLIISEFLHRVFKIKQSITRKIVHISAGMWVFGILILFNSWQIGIIPFASFIMVNYLLYKYPLIHSLDRKNSSPGTVYFAISITILFALFWRPNEPTDQVTIALAGVMSMTWGDALAALIGEKFGQHKYQVGTSVRSWEGSAVMFFVTTMVIFLILLLIPGSLFSPLATPIDGWRAMLAAVISATFATLLEGISPRGTDNLSVPLITAIVVWLIIGR
- a CDS encoding branched-chain amino acid ABC transporter permease, with protein sequence MSEYLIFLAISTATFSLFALGLNLQWGFTGLISFGHIAFMTLGAYTTVILSLQGVPLFLSAVAGAIVAALLGLVIGFATLRLREDYLGIVTIGTGELIRLVFNNQDLPVGDRWISGAFGIQSYVIPLTTTPNLLFRLLMIGVLTLLTSITLFSLWRWVKNTRKNNHRAEFTSHLVVAIILGLLSLAIYIAGVLGLYNYNPKAGLMLLVLLVLAFVFWRLEFLVQSPWGRVLKAIREDEEVPKALGKNVFSYKLQSLILGGAIAGIAGAFFAWQLSAIYPDNFQPQLTFDAWIMVILGGSGNNLGTILGAVIYFAYDALTREFLPKIVPLDAERIGAFRIMFIGFILMSLMIWRPQGILGKKEELTLGK
- a CDS encoding HlyD family secretion protein, producing MKSLYQYQGDSQDHIENGYPNFEHLHPFEVNEFLPQIHRLTTIGAGIMLTILLVGIALATIMTYKTTVKVAGTIRPVGEIKLVESAISGEVQRILVQNHQVVRQGDSMAFVDDSQLQTQKKQLEDSIQKSQLQLLGIDSQLNEIRNQILDQTNLNEETIFAAQSELMGTQRNFDDQRIKGNAELLQAEITFHFAKSQLQRLEKQGILKSTIQEAETALNLAILQRDRLQAIASSGAISVSLLEEKQQAIKSARAKLESAKNNAQSLWDDKQQALKIAQTNLYKARTAMNPSNSAVIMASQRIKQEQARGEMTIAALNKELGNLSQQRLEIQKQLTRYRQDLLQTEINLQKTVIRAPITGTLLQFKLRNLGQVVQSGQAIAQIAPLNVPLEIKAYIPSQEINKVQVGRKFQMRVSACPYPDYGTLRGRVKNISPDVLSSNIITNNMTNTNTAGVNGYEVTMEPETLYLGKGQNKCYLQPGMEGGADIISREENVMQFILRKARLISN
- a CDS encoding peptidase domain-containing ABC transporter, which codes for MFNPFQFRKKYECVLQASEEDCGAACLASICKYYGRFLTINKSREAVGTGQLGTTLLGLKRGSDSLGFNSRAVKAPPEILDRITEIPLPAIIHWRGHHWVILYGTRGKKYVIADPAVGIRYIERQELLAAWNGVTLLLEPDPEQFSTQSQEQPHGGLLRFFLRILPYRGLLAQVIVINIILGVLALGTPVLIQLLTDDVLVRGDLQLLTVVVCAVVVMTIFSSSLQLIQSTMIAHFGQRLQLGLVLDFGRKLLQLPLSYYESRRSGEITSRLSDINEINQLVSQIVILLPSQFFVAVISLGLMLFYSWQLTIAVIIFATVMTVVALPFLPILQQKTRSLLVLGAENQGVLVETFKGAQVVKTTNAAPQFWDEFQSRFGRFANLNFSTIQLDIINGTIAKLLSSLGGVILLGLGSILVINHQLSIGQMLAFNTLQINVLALIVFLVGLVDEYFRSQTAISRLLEVIDATPEVVGGGQKPIAQIAGDADIFFSHLTFHHLGRVDLLDDFSLKLPGGKVIAVIGKSGCGKSTLAKLLAGLYQPSSGNIRIGVFNIHDLALDCLRQQVVYVPQDPHFWSRSILENFRLGIPNLSFDQIVQACEIADADGFISQLPNKYQTVLGEFGANLSGGQRQRLAIARGILNNPPVLILDEATAGLDPVSETHVLDRLLAFRKGKTTILITHRPSVMHRADWIVLLEQGKIQLQGSLETFIAQPGEHLHFLTI
- a CDS encoding glucose-6-phosphate isomerase; protein product: MDAKELWQRYQDWLYYHEGLGLYLDISRMRFDNTFVESLQSKFEQAFREMVALEKGAIANPDENRMVGHYWLRNPDLAPNSQLRAEIVRTLEEIEVFADQVHTGAIHPPKENRFTDIISIGIGGSALGPQFVAEALAPDLPPLNIHFIDNTDPAGIDRVLSRVGDRLSSTLVLVISKSGGTPEPRNGMIEVKQAYSRRNLDFAQYAIAITSTGSNLDKVAKSENWLGTFPMYDWVGGRTSEMSAVGLVPAALQGINIRAMLDGAKQMDDATRIANIKNNPAALLALSWYFSGNGKGEKDMVVLPYKDSLLLFSRYLQQLVMESLGKEKDLDGKTVYQGIAVYGNKGSTDQHAYVQQLREGVPNFFATLIEVLEDRQGASSEIDPGVTAGDYLSGFLLGTRQALYENHRDSITVTIPQVNAQTVGALIALYERAVGLYASLVNVNAYHQPGVEAGKKAAAVILDLQNKVIKVLQSERKGLTIGEIADKAGASDQVEPIYKILRHLHANNRGVVLTGDLSKPGTLTVSLT